The sequence GGGTCGGCTTCGGGCAAGGCATTGCAGCATCCGGTCAATGCCCATGCCGGGATCGACGACCACGGGCACAGCCCCGACCTTAAACATGGCAAACACCGTAAGAAAAAAGTCCATGCCCGGGGGCACCATCAAAATGGTGCGGGTTCCCCGGCCAATACCGATGCTGTCAAGTCCGGCTGCAAGGTTGTCGGACTGCTGATCAAGCTGGCGAAAGGTTAGCTGGCTGTAAAGGACCCGGCCGGAGCGATCCCGTGAGGCAGGGTAGACCACGGCCCGTTTAAACGGATAGTTGTCAGCGGATTTTTTCAGGCTTTTGGCAATATTTGTATAGTGTGTCATAAAAACATCTTTTTTAGTTTATACAGGGTTCCTTTGACCATGCCTTCGGGAACCTTGGGCATGGCTTCCTTTAGCGGGGCGGTCAGTTCCTGGGATTTTTCCAGGGCTTCGTTGGCGGCCTGGATCATCTGTTCAGCAGTCTGATCAATTTTTTCTTGTCCTTGGGCCTGGTTGACCTGGAACAGTACAAAGGTTTCTCGAATGGGTTTTTCCAATTTTTCAAAGGATTTTTTTAAAGACTGCATGCCTTTATCCCATACTTTTTTCTGTGCGTCGGCAATCTTCTTTTGATCCGGGTACTTGGTGGCCACGGCATCAATACGGGCAATTTCAGCCTCGAATAAAGCCATCTCCCCGTTAAATGCCACCAATGCATCGTAAAGTTCGGGCATGCGGGCAAAACAAAAAGCGAGCATTTCATCGGGCAAGGTGACATGGGCAAGGGGTACGGGTTGATAAACCTGTCCGCCTTTGGTCGCGGAATTTGAAAAAAATTTGGTGTACACAAAGAATCCGCCTCCGCCAAGGATACCCAGAATAACAAGAAGAATAATCAGCTTTTTTAACAAAGATTTTTTCTTGGGTTCGGTTGTCTTGGATTCGTCACCGCTCTTACCTTTGGCAGCCGGGTCCTTGGATTCACCCTTTTTTTTCTTTTTCATTAGTCCCATAACATCCCAAATTATCCGGAACTGTTCTGAAAGTCAAAATCCAATTTTAATTTTATTCTCGCACAAAGCCTTAAATACACAAAGGAGCAAAAAATCAAATCAAAGCTTTGTGTCCTGGTGTCTTTGTGCGAGTTTTTCAACTAAAAAAACTCATTTTTAGAATTGCTTACGAAAAATGTCAGGACAAAAATTTTTGAATCAAATCAAGGGTCGGGCCGGGCTTATCTTCGAACAGGTAATGGCCGGCATCCTCAAATACATGGGCACGGGATTGGGGGAATCTGTTTTTAAATTCTTCAAGAAAATGAATGTCAAAAACAAAATCCCGGGTTCCCCATAAAAACATGAGCTGATCCGGGGCAAGGGCGTTAAGGCCCTGATCCACCTTTTGAACCCTGGCATAACTTTTGTCTTTTGGTGTTATTGGTATATCCTGGACAAATTTTAAGGTGGCAATGCGATTTCGCCAACTGTTGTATGGGGCAACAAGACCTTTTTTAACGGATTGGGACAGTCGGGTTTTCGGTGCAAGATACAGGGCGCCCCGGGCAAAAATATTGGCGCCTAAAACAGCAGGCACGGCAAAGGGCGCAAGATATTTAATGGCCCAAAGTGCTGCCGGCAAGCGTTTGGACGCCGGCAGAAAAAAGCCCGAGGTGTTGGTGATTACAATTTTATCCACCCGGTCCCGGTTGTCCAGGGCCCAGGCAAGGCCGATCATCCCGCCCCAGTCATGCACGATCAGCGACATTTTTTCACGAATATCCAGCCGGCGGATAAGAGCATCCAGGTCCGCCACCCTTTGATCCAGCGTGTAAGCATAGTCTTTAGCTGACGGCTTGTCTGAAAATCCGCACCCGATGTGGTCCAATGCAATGGTTCTGAACTCATCGGAAAGGCCCGTGATCAGATGCCGGAAATAAAAGGACCAGGTGGGATTGCCGTGGACCATGAGTACAGGCCTGCCCGTGCCCTGATCCACATAGTGCATTTTATTCCCATTGATCCAGGCATAATGGGGTTCAAAGGGGTAAAGATCCTCAAAACCTGTGGTGGACGTAAGCTGCCCGTTTATTGTTCTTGTTACCATTCAACCCCCATAAAATAGCAGTTAAGTCCGGAACCCACCCCTAAAAAGGCCACAAAATCGCCTGGAACAAAGAATCCGCGTTCATCGGCAATGGCCGCGGAAATCGGCAGAGATACGGAACCCACATTGCCCAGAAAAGGAAACGTGATAAAATCCTTTTTCCGGTCAATCTTCATGGCAGAGTAGAATTTATTGTGATGACCCTCCCCGACCTGATGGGCAACAAATTTATCCGGCTTATCCCCAGGCAACTCCAACTCGTTGCGAAATAATTCATAGGTCTCCATGGCCAGTTCCGTACCGTGGTCAAGCACTTTTTGAGCATTGGTGCGCATGATCACCCTTGAATTCGTGGGCATACCCCTATGTTCAAATCCCCAGGAACAAAGCGCCCAGTGCCGAATTGCATTGTTAATCACCCCGCCTTTGACTTTATGGCGCGGGGTCGAAGATTTGCCCAGGGTCCCGTCGGTGAGCAGAATTGCCGCGGCGCCGGAGCCGCCGGTCATGGTGGCTACGGCTTCTCTATAAAAATCAATGCTTTTATGGGTATTAATCTCTTCAATGGTGGCGTCAACAATCTGCCGGGCCGATTCGCAGGAGACCACAAGTCCGGCTTTAATATGCCCGAGCTGGATTTCATTAGCCACATGAACCATGCCCGTGATCATGCCAAGGCAGGCAGATTTTACGTCATATACATGGGCTCTTGGCCCCACACCGAGCTTGTCTGCCACCGCACAGGATGTGGCCGGTTCAAATCCATCCTGGCACACCCCGCAAAAACATACAGCTCCCAGTTCTTTAGGACTGATACCGGCTTCATCCAGGGCCCGCATGCCGGCCACGGCCGCATGTTCGGCCAGGGTGTGGTCCTCATCCCAGTACCGGCGTTCCCGGATACCAGTCAATGCTTCCAGCTGGCCGGGCACAAATCCCACAGCCTCAAAAAAAGGGGCGAGCTTTTCATCAATTTCCCGGCTGGTCACGATGTGGGGTGCCAGCTCATATCCAAAGGATTCAATAAACACCTTGTCGTACTTCATTTTTTCCTCCAGTAGGCCTCAAGATCCTGGCGGGTCAACCCGGTAAGTTTCATTCCCATATCCTTGTAAAACACAATCTCAAGGTCATCTGAAAACATATGGGCATCCGCCGTCACAAAAGGTTGGGGCGTATATCCGATCGTTTTTATTTCAATGTCGTAAAGAGCTTTTTTCGTGGCGCGGGTCACAGGTCCCCGGCACTTCAGATCACTTTCGTTTTTTTCCAGCACATCATAGCAAATGTCATCATGGGGCAGAACCCAGCCCATGCGCTGGACAAAAACCCGCAGGGTATGGGCACAGCATTCATACATCAGGGTGCCCGGCATCACCATGTCGTCAATAAAATGGCAGGTCAGAAACCAGTCATCGGGATGGATATCCGCCTGGGCAATGATTCGGCCCATGCCGAATCGCCCACCTGTGGGGTCCAGGTCAAGAACCCGGTGGATCAGGCGCATGGGGCCGCCGGGCAACCATTGGCTCCTTCCAGTGCGTTTCCCTTGAAAGTCTGCGCCAAACGCTGTTTCAAGGTCTCCTGTGCGAAGGGCCTCCACCTGTTCATCATTCAAGCTTAGCCGTTTTACCGGGGCAAACCAGGCCGGTGGCGGCCCTTGTACATTCATCTCCTGATCTTCTTTTTTCAGGATAATGCCCCCGGAATTTTCCACCTCCTGTTCGGTGAAAAAGCCTGCGCACCCATCGCGCATGGAGATAAAGGGCAGCTGATTGATGTATCCCTGGTAATGAAAAAAGAAGAGATAGATATCCCCCTGCTTTAAAAAACGGTCTATCTCAATGTGATATTCAATGGTTTCACCAGGCACGGGCAGGCCGCGGTGAAACGTCACCTTGGCATCAAGCAGACGGTATTTGCGTTTTCCTTGAACCACATGGTCTATGCCCAGCCAGGAGCAAAGGAAAAGATCGGCCTGGCCTGCTTCAATGGAAATGGAAACCGGGGCTTTGCCGCCGTCCAGGTACCAGGCATTTTCATGCACATCATGCTGGGTGACCACTTTCCCGGAGGTTAAGGACAGTTTTTCCCCATGCACGGAAATAATCCGGTCCACCAGCATCAAAGGCTCATCCGGCAACCGCACCCGGACCGGGTAGGTGTCAATGATATCGAAATCCGGCCCCAGCACATTTCCGGCTTTTCCCACAGCAAATTCAAGGCATTGGTTCCGGTCCATGAATACGTTGGAAATTTTGGGAATAGTCTGGGGCGGGCAGATCGGTTCCAGATCTGTTGACGCATGTACCCCCGTTGGCGCTGCGCCGGCAATGGCGGCAAGCTGTTCGGCCATGGCCTGGGTGTTCCGGGCGGATAATTCCAGGAAACGTTCATGGGCCCTGGCCGTGACCTCTTGGGTATGGGCCAGAAGTCCCGGGATCGTGTCACTGGGAAAAGGAAGAGTTGCCTCCGGCGGATCGGGACAGAAATTAAAAGTGATTTCCTGCCGAGCCGGTTCAAACGCGTCTTTAGCAATCAATTGCCGGGGAAAAGGCGGCCGGGTCACAGGAATCCGGATGCAGGTGGGTGAGTGTTCGTTTTTCTTCCGGTCCACCGGAAGAGTAGGGGGCTCTTCCCTCTGCACCGAATTATGGTGGCCTGATAACACAACATGCCCTGCAATACCATCCCGAGTCAAGCATCCTGCAACAGCGGTGTTTGGGGCACCGGGATAATCGTGCAAAGGTCCTGGAAATTTTCGGGTATAAAGACACAATGCGGCGGCTGTAACGGTAAACAGGCCTGCGGCAGCCCCAGTATGGCCAGACAACGCAGACGGGCAGAAAATCGGTAACGTGTTGGGTTCAAACCCGGACACTTCCCCCGCACCCAGAAAGTGAGATGCACTGTGCGTCACGGCACCAAGCCCGATATCATTGACGTTCATACCGGCCTGATCCAGGGCCTTTTGTAAAGACTTTTGGACAACCGTTGACCGTAAAATTTGTGCCTGATCACCGGTTTCCCCGGCAAGGGCAGCCCCCCCGGCACGCCCCACACCATTGACCACGGCATAGACTCGGTCATTATCCCTTTGTGCGGCGTCCAGGGGTTTGAGCACCAGGGCCACAGCCCCTTCCGAAGGCAGGGCCAAGGGGTCTGCGCCGGTCAGGACCAGATCCCGGGTAAAGCTTCTGATGTCGGCGGCAAGATCCACGGCCGCACATAAAAAGGTGTCGGTCTCTCCTGTGGACAGGGATTTAACGGCAATATCAATGGCCGTCTGCCCCGAGACTTCATCCGCAGAAAGTGTAAAGCAGGGACCGCCCAGCTTAAACGCCCGGGCCAGACGGGACGCCACAATGCCCCCAAGGGCACCCAGTGTTGACCCAAAAGTTAATGACGGGCCGATGGTGTCCAGCAAATCTGTGGAGACATTGGCGTCCTGCCCCTGGATTTGCCATCTTAAATGGTAGTCCGTTGCTCCGAAATCAAATTCAATGCCCACGGCACAACCCATGTCTACCCGGGGCGGTTGTGACGCATCCGGTTTAGGAGATATACCGGCATCTGTCAGGGCCGCCATGGCTGCTTTGAGCATAATCAGATGCTGGGGCAGAATCTGGTTCATCTGGTTGGGCGGGATATTAAAATCTTTGAGATCAATATTCAGATCATCCATGAACAGAGTTAACGCACTGCGGATTTCAGGGGGCAGATGATCGGCTCTGCGCCATCGGGATTCTCCCGTGCTGCCGACAGTGGCTTTTTGTCCTAAAATAAGCTGGGCAAAATCTCCAAGGCAGTCAGCACCGCCGGATATCAGACCCATACCCACGATGGCACAGGGTACACTTTTTTCGGCCGGTGCTGGTGCAGCACCCACCGCATGGCTGTTGGATTCGGCTGTATACGATTCCACAAGGATCTGGGCGTTGATGCCGCCAAACCCAAAGGCTGATACCGCGGCCCGCAGAGGCCAACCGTCGTCGTCAGGTATCCAGGCAGACGGCTGATTTTGGACTCTGACACCGGTATTTCTAAAAGGGGAATCATCGGGCAGGGCATTGAAATTATTGGATGGGGGCAACAGTCCCTGGTTCATGGCCATGACCGTTTTGATGAATCCGGCCGCACCGGCCCCGGTCAGCAAATGGCCGATGTTGGACTTCACCGAACCAATGGACAAGGCCGTGTCCATGCACCGATATTTTTCGAGCATCTGCATGATACTTTGGACTTCCACCTGATCCCCCTTGGGGGTTCCGGACCCGTGACACTCCATGTACTGGATATCACCAAAGGACCAGCCGGCCATGTCAAAGGCACCGGTCATGGCCCGGATCTGGCCTTCACTGGCCGGGGCCACCAGGTTGCCTTCAATATCGTTGCTCACTCCCCACCCTTTAATCACAGCGTGGATGGTGTCTTGGCAGGCCAAGGCATCGTCCAGGCGTTTTAGCAGGACCAGGCCTACACCTTCCCCCACCACCAGGCCATCGGCATCCCGGTCAAAGGGGGCGCATCGGCCCGTGGGTGACAGGGCCTGGAGTTGGGTAAAGCCCACCTGGGTGTAAAGGGATTGGGGCCGGGATACCCCGCCGGCGACCATGGCGTCCACTTGTCCGGACAGCAGTTGTTCGCAGGCAAGCTTTATGGAGAACAGGGAAGAGGCACAGGCGGCATCCAGGGTGAAACTGCCAGCGTTCAACCCCAATACCCTTGCCAGAATTGACGCAGGGGCCGACAGCATACCGGCACCCCAGGCCTGTTGCCGGGAGGGCATTGCAGGGTTGGGTGCCAAAAAAAGATCGTGAGTCAGCCGTGATGCCCCCGGCGTAGGCAGGGCAATGGCAGCAAGTACAACCCCTGTACGCTCCCGGTTTTCGTTGGAAAGCCGGGCATTGGTCATCAGATCAATGCCGGCGGCAAGGGTTAAATGGTGTACCGGGTCCAGGGCGTGGAAAAAATCACTATCCAGACCATGCCCGGCCATGCCCGCCTTGCAAAAGTCCAAATTGGAAGGATTAAATACGGATTGGGAAATCAGCCCTGCAAACCGGCTGCAGGCCCGGTCCGGCAACGGGGCGCCTGGGCGGTTGTCTACCATGATGTCCGGCGGCAGACCCCACCGGTCTTGGGGTACCGGGACTACACTGGATTCTTTCGCCATGACATTGGCAATGAACTGTTGGGTATCACAGGCGCCGGGAAAAATACCGGACATGCCTACCACGGCAATATCTACGCGTTTCAAATTCATGGAGCCCCATATAGTTGACCCGGAAAAAGATTGCAAGACAGCTTTGTAAAACTTGTGTAAAATACCTGCAAGGTCATTAGCTTAAAGTGCTAATTGCAAGAGACTGGAAACAAGAAACAAGAGGGCGAAGCGCCTTTGGCGCTCATTTATTGCAAAATTAGTTTCATGCCTTGGAAAACCGAACGAAACAGAAGAAAACAGGTAAACACAGACATGCCGGAGCAAACCAGGATATCGATTTTTCCTGATTTGCGGCGTTCCTCATACCCAAAGAGAAATGCCAGGAGAAAGCCTGCGGCAAACCCGCCGCCATGACCCCAGTTGTTGATATTCGGCAAGATCAGTCCAATCAGCACCAGGCTGAAAATCCAGGACTTGGTTTGGTCGAATACCATCTTCCCCCAGCTGCCACCCCGGGACCAGCCAAAATAAAACAGGGCACCGATCAGTCCACAAAGACCCGCAGAGGCCCCAATAGTCACAGGGACACCGCCCAGGCAGGAGAGAAAAAAACCACCGGCACCGGAAAGGATATAGATGGACAGCATCCGGTAAAGCCCGAATTCTTTTGCCGCGAGCGGAGCAAGGGTGTGAAGCGCCATCATATTGAAAAGAATGTGCAACAGGCTGCCGTGCAGCCAGTTTGCGGTGAAGATGCTGCTCCAGTCATGGGAATAGGCCAAAGCCACAGTCCCGGAGGCGCCAAGAAAAATCAAGGCATCAATGGACGGTGCCAGCGCAGTTAAAGGATTCAGGGTAAAATCAAGTCCCCGGGAGAACAGCAGGGACACGGCATACATGATCACGTTGATCCAGATTATGGTCTGTATTGTGAATTTTGTCCGGTCATCTATCATAGCGAAAAAGAGGCCTGGTTTTGAGAATCAGTGAATAGTGATATCTTCTATTTTTACGGCAGCCAGGTACTCTTTAACCGCCCCCAGCGTCAAGGCAAACATCTTGGTGCCTGCAAGGATAACCATGGGGTCATCCGGGGTTCCGCAGGCATCGGCAAACACAGGCCCCATAACACCGGTGGGATCGGCGTCTTTGGTCTGGTTCTCCTGCATCTGCTTGACAAAGGTATCCAGGCGTTCTTTGAGTATGGCAAAATAATCAACCCGGGTGCCTGTGGTGGTTTCCGTCAGAGTTGATACATTGTTGGAAATTTCGCGGATCTGTTCCCAGAATGACTGGGTCAAAGGGGTCTTGTTAACATCTGTTACCGGCATGTAAAAGGCAAGTCCCCACCCTACACTCAGTATTTTAAGAATGGCCAGTTCATATTCCAGACGGTTCAGGTCTATGGGGTGCCCTTCGGGAATTGTGCCTAAAAGCGATTTAATGTCAGCCCTGTCAATGGCAAAGGCTGAAAGGTTTTCGGCCACCTGGTCCACGGTGAGGGTTCCTGCCGGGTTATCTTGCATGTCGGGAGATCGTCCTTTGTCTGCATTCATTTGTGTTTTGATTTACCTTTACGCCATATCAAAATTTAGTTATCTTTAATCATTAAGGAAAATAAAATAACAATCCCTTGGTCAAGTGTAAACCCCGGAAGGTAATGAAGGTAATGATATATCATGAATATTTATCAAGAAGCTGCCAAAAAAATTGTTGATTCACATTATTGTGTAGCCTTTACCGGTGCCGGTATTTCCGTTGAAAGCGGTATCCCGCCGTTCAGGGGTAGAAACGGGCTGTGGAATAAATATGACCCTACAACCTTTGAAATTGATTATTTTCTCCAGAACACGGCCAGATCCTGGGAGGTTATTAGGGATATTTTCTATGACCTGTTTGGTCATGTTCTGCCGAATACCGCCCACTATGCCCTGGCAGAGATGGAGCAGCGGGGCCTGTTAAAATCAGTCATCACCCAGAATATTGACAACCTGCACAAGGATGCCGGCAACAAAGAAGTTTACGAATTCCACGGATCATTAAAACAAATCATCTGCCTGGACTGCGGGCAAAAAGTGAATGTAACCCGAGTCGATATGAATCATCTGCCCCCTACCTGCCTGACCTGCGGTGGTCCGATGAAACCTGATGTGGTCTTTTTCGGGGAAGCCATTCCCGAATATGCGGCGTCCAAGGCCATTTATGCATCCCAGAGAGCGGACTGCATGATACTTATCGGCACCACAGGCACGGTGGCCCCGGCCAATACGCTTCCTTTCCGGGCCAAGGCCGGCGGGACCACCATTATAGAGATCAACCCGGACCCGTCGGAATATACCGACCAGGTAACGGATATATTCATCCAGGATAACGCCACAAGGGCCATGGAACATCTTATGGAAGCCATTGATGAGCTTGTGTGATGCCTGATTGCAAATAAATTTATGCTTATAGTGCTGGCACTATAGTCGTGCTCTTAATCTTGATCCTGCTCTTGCTCCAGACTATGAATTCTACCAGGAGCAAGATTAAGAGCACGAGCAAGAGCAAGAAAAGGAGAAAAATATGCCTGATGACTGTCTTTTCTGTAAAATTGCAAATCATGAACTTCCCAGTGACATGCTGTATGAAGACAGTGACTATGTGGTGTTTAAGGATATCCACCCCCAGGCCCCTGTCCACCTGTTGATAGTGCCCAAAACCCATATCCGCAGCGTTAACGACATTGAGCCTGAGCATACCGAACTTGTGGGGGGGCTGTTCACCCTTGCTGCAAAAATGGCCCTGAAAGAGGGGATAAATAAATCCGGATATAAGCTGCTCTTTAATGTGGAAAAAGGCGGAGGCCAGGAAATTTTCCACCTGCATCTTCATCTGATTGGCGGCTGGGAAAGATAAGCTGTGTTTATAATTCAGACAAGCCTGTAAAGATACGTCGGTAACCTGGTATCCATTAGGATAACGTGTTTACACAAATGCCGTCATCCGCTTCCCCGCTAAAAAGGTGCGATCGGGCACTCTCTTTCCTTCGGTGAATGAGATCTCTGAAGAACCCAAACAATTCTTTGTCTTGATTTTTCCAGGGCATCATCTGACGCGCGGCTAAATCACCATGAGGGCCAACTATCGAATGGGACTGGTTCAGGCCCACTTCGGTACCGTAATAAATGACAGGGGGATGCCTTTGCTGAAATTGCAGCTGCGCACCCAGTCGGAGTCGTTCTTTTTTACTCTTGGCTTCATACAAAAAACGATTCATGTCGTGGTTGTCTAAAAAGGCCGGGAGGACGCAATTTGCTGGGAACTTCGCGTAATGCGCATTGAGCCGAGCTTGGGCGTTTTTAAGAGATGGCTTATGAGTTGGATGGGCCACGTGTGTCTTGACAATGCGCTGAAATTCAAAATCAAGAAGACCGTCCAATATTTGAGCGTATTCCCGCATGACACCGGCGCAGATTGGTATTCTGAGTTGCGATCGGAGCCAATGCCAATGTTTGCGGGGAATTTTAAGTGTCTTTAAATCTTTGTAACGCACACCCATCATCGTGGCTTCTCCCAATAGAAAGGTCGATGGACTATGCCGTTTGACCGCGTCTTGAAACTCACGCCAAAATCCTAAAGAGGGCCCAACTAAGTGGTCCAAACGAAACCCATCAACCCCCAGGTCTATCCAGTGCAGGGCGGTAGTGATCATATATTTACGCGCCTCCGGATGGTCGAGGTTCAGTTTGGGCAACTCCGTGAAATCAAGGAAGCATAGATGGTTCCCGTGTACATCGAATGAAAACCAGTCGCGAAAACGGCTGCGATTTGAGGCTGCCGCTTGCTGAAAAAACGGGTGTGTTCGATGCACGTGGTTAGGCACCCAGTCCAGGACAATCTTGATATCCGGTTTTGCGGCTTTAATCAATGCGTTGAAGGCAGCCATGCCGCCGAATCGCTTGTCGACATCTTCGTAGTTGGTGATGTGGTAACCATGATAGGCGGCAGTGCTGTTGATGGGGGAAAGCCAAAGTGCTGTGATGCCAAGATCGCGGAGATAGTCTAAGCTTTCAACCACTCCGACCAGATCGCCTCCGCAGAAAACCGGATTGGTCGGATCACCCAGTAGCGGCTGGTTCCCACCGCGACGGAAACGGTCGACCAGGATATGGTAAAAGACGGCGTCATACCACCAATCAGGGCTTTGGGTTGTCCATTTGTGTATCTCGGTATTCATCGCGGATCTCATTATTATGCTTGTTCCGGCAAGGCTAACTTTATGTCGGCCTCTTGGATTTTCCTTAATTTCTTCCGCGCTTGCTCCAAGTACGTCACCAAGATTTTGTTATCCAACGGTTCCAGCAGTTCCAGCCCTGCCAGGAATTCAAGACGCCAATGGAATAAATCAAGGCCGACCCCACAGCAAACAGTGAACCGTGATTCGGGTTTAAAGGCCGTGTTTAGCACCGTAAGTACCACGAGCAGTAGACTCAAGTATGGGGTGGCATCATAAATCCATTTGGACAATTGGGGTGCATCCTCCCCTTTGTTCGCTGCTATCGCAAGAAGTGTGCTGAATATTGGAATAGTGATGAGCAAGATATAGCCGCCCACTTTGTACCATTTTATTTTGCGAAGGATTTTTTTCTGATTATATTCATATGAGTCCGCAAGTTCCTTGAGTGATGGGATGTCATGGTCATATCCTCGCCTGTTGAGGACTGTTTTTGCCACAAAGTAAAGGTGTTTGCCATTCCCTGTTTCAGCAGGGCCGTATGTATCGTTACTCATATATCTGCTCCTGTGTTGATATTTCCAGCGAACGTTGCGATTGCGATCAGTTGCCGCAAAAACTTCAACAATACAGCCAAGCGTTTGATGATGAATGAGTTTAAACCGGCTTTGCAAGCCCGCCAGACAGGTTTTCGTGTGGTCAATTGTATTGAATGGTTATGCGTTGTGTTTTTTTAATTTTTAACAATACAGCTTTTTGTTTTGGTAATATCGAAAAGTGTTTCTGAATATTTTGGTATCATAATTTGTGCTTACTTTGAATGAAAAACAAAAATAAATTTAATGTATTTCATCTTGACATGGCCTTGGACCGCTGTTACTGTCGCATTATTCTTTAATGCTTTAAAGGCTAACCGAAAAATGAGAATGATCGAAACAGATAATTGCTTTTTCTTTTTTAACTTTGGACGCTTCTTCTTTTTTAGGAGCGTTCATCCGGTTTAGTCCTATGTAAATTTTACATATACAGGCCCCGGGTGGACGGTAAGACCACCCGGGGCCTTTTTGTTTTCAGGCCCAAAGCCCCGGGAAGATCTTTTCCGGGGTTTTTGTTTTTTTACCAAACATCAGGGCCTCAAACAGCCCCTGGAAAAAGGAGAATTTCAGCGAATGAAACTGATACTTGAATCGACAATAACAAAAGTACAGCAGGCTGCCATTGACGCATCCCTGGC comes from uncultured Desulfobacter sp. and encodes:
- a CDS encoding NAD-dependent deacylase, with translation MNIYQEAAKKIVDSHYCVAFTGAGISVESGIPPFRGRNGLWNKYDPTTFEIDYFLQNTARSWEVIRDIFYDLFGHVLPNTAHYALAEMEQRGLLKSVITQNIDNLHKDAGNKEVYEFHGSLKQIICLDCGQKVNVTRVDMNHLPPTCLTCGGPMKPDVVFFGEAIPEYAASKAIYASQRADCMILIGTTGTVAPANTLPFRAKAGGTTIIEINPDPSEYTDQVTDIFIQDNATRAMEHLMEAIDELV
- a CDS encoding beta-ketoacyl synthase N-terminal-like domain-containing protein; this translates as MNLKRVDIAVVGMSGIFPGACDTQQFIANVMAKESSVVPVPQDRWGLPPDIMVDNRPGAPLPDRACSRFAGLISQSVFNPSNLDFCKAGMAGHGLDSDFFHALDPVHHLTLAAGIDLMTNARLSNENRERTGVVLAAIALPTPGASRLTHDLFLAPNPAMPSRQQAWGAGMLSAPASILARVLGLNAGSFTLDAACASSLFSIKLACEQLLSGQVDAMVAGGVSRPQSLYTQVGFTQLQALSPTGRCAPFDRDADGLVVGEGVGLVLLKRLDDALACQDTIHAVIKGWGVSNDIEGNLVAPASEGQIRAMTGAFDMAGWSFGDIQYMECHGSGTPKGDQVEVQSIMQMLEKYRCMDTALSIGSVKSNIGHLLTGAGAAGFIKTVMAMNQGLLPPSNNFNALPDDSPFRNTGVRVQNQPSAWIPDDDGWPLRAAVSAFGFGGINAQILVESYTAESNSHAVGAAPAPAEKSVPCAIVGMGLISGGADCLGDFAQLILGQKATVGSTGESRWRRADHLPPEIRSALTLFMDDLNIDLKDFNIPPNQMNQILPQHLIMLKAAMAALTDAGISPKPDASQPPRVDMGCAVGIEFDFGATDYHLRWQIQGQDANVSTDLLDTIGPSLTFGSTLGALGGIVASRLARAFKLGGPCFTLSADEVSGQTAIDIAVKSLSTGETDTFLCAAVDLAADIRSFTRDLVLTGADPLALPSEGAVALVLKPLDAAQRDNDRVYAVVNGVGRAGGAALAGETGDQAQILRSTVVQKSLQKALDQAGMNVNDIGLGAVTHSASHFLGAGEVSGFEPNTLPIFCPSALSGHTGAAAGLFTVTAAALCLYTRKFPGPLHDYPGAPNTAVAGCLTRDGIAGHVVLSGHHNSVQREEPPTLPVDRKKNEHSPTCIRIPVTRPPFPRQLIAKDAFEPARQEITFNFCPDPPEATLPFPSDTIPGLLAHTQEVTARAHERFLELSARNTQAMAEQLAAIAGAAPTGVHASTDLEPICPPQTIPKISNVFMDRNQCLEFAVGKAGNVLGPDFDIIDTYPVRVRLPDEPLMLVDRIISVHGEKLSLTSGKVVTQHDVHENAWYLDGGKAPVSISIEAGQADLFLCSWLGIDHVVQGKRKYRLLDAKVTFHRGLPVPGETIEYHIEIDRFLKQGDIYLFFFHYQGYINQLPFISMRDGCAGFFTEQEVENSGGIILKKEDQEMNVQGPPPAWFAPVKRLSLNDEQVEALRTGDLETAFGADFQGKRTGRSQWLPGGPMRLIHRVLDLDPTGGRFGMGRIIAQADIHPDDWFLTCHFIDDMVMPGTLMYECCAHTLRVFVQRMGWVLPHDDICYDVLEKNESDLKCRGPVTRATKKALYDIEIKTIGYTPQPFVTADAHMFSDDLEIVFYKDMGMKLTGLTRQDLEAYWRKK
- a CDS encoding histidine triad nucleotide-binding protein, encoding MPDDCLFCKIANHELPSDMLYEDSDYVVFKDIHPQAPVHLLIVPKTHIRSVNDIEPEHTELVGGLFTLAAKMALKEGINKSGYKLLFNVEKGGGQEIFHLHLHLIGGWER
- a CDS encoding rhomboid family intramembrane serine protease, which produces MIDDRTKFTIQTIIWINVIMYAVSLLFSRGLDFTLNPLTALAPSIDALIFLGASGTVALAYSHDWSSIFTANWLHGSLLHILFNMMALHTLAPLAAKEFGLYRMLSIYILSGAGGFFLSCLGGVPVTIGASAGLCGLIGALFYFGWSRGGSWGKMVFDQTKSWIFSLVLIGLILPNINNWGHGGGFAAGFLLAFLFGYEERRKSGKIDILVCSGMSVFTCFLLFRSVFQGMKLILQ
- a CDS encoding 3-oxoacyl-ACP synthase III; the encoded protein is MKYDKVFIESFGYELAPHIVTSREIDEKLAPFFEAVGFVPGQLEALTGIRERRYWDEDHTLAEHAAVAGMRALDEAGISPKELGAVCFCGVCQDGFEPATSCAVADKLGVGPRAHVYDVKSACLGMITGMVHVANEIQLGHIKAGLVVSCESARQIVDATIEEINTHKSIDFYREAVATMTGGSGAAAILLTDGTLGKSSTPRHKVKGGVINNAIRHWALCSWGFEHRGMPTNSRVIMRTNAQKVLDHGTELAMETYELFRNELELPGDKPDKFVAHQVGEGHHNKFYSAMKIDRKKDFITFPFLGNVGSVSLPISAAIADERGFFVPGDFVAFLGVGSGLNCYFMGVEW
- a CDS encoding alpha/beta fold hydrolase; amino-acid sequence: MVTRTINGQLTSTTGFEDLYPFEPHYAWINGNKMHYVDQGTGRPVLMVHGNPTWSFYFRHLITGLSDEFRTIALDHIGCGFSDKPSAKDYAYTLDQRVADLDALIRRLDIREKMSLIVHDWGGMIGLAWALDNRDRVDKIVITNTSGFFLPASKRLPAALWAIKYLAPFAVPAVLGANIFARGALYLAPKTRLSQSVKKGLVAPYNSWRNRIATLKFVQDIPITPKDKSYARVQKVDQGLNALAPDQLMFLWGTRDFVFDIHFLEEFKNRFPQSRAHVFEDAGHYLFEDKPGPTLDLIQKFLS